The DNA window AGTGGATGGTGCTCCGGCGGAAACCTCGCGTCGTCGAACGGCTGACGGGGCTCCTGACGCACCGGAAGTCCTCGGTTCGCATGCAAGCGCACAGGCTGCTGAAGAACCTGGTGCCACGAGAGACATACCTGGAGCTGACGTGTGCGCTGCTCGCGGACACGGAGGCCGGGCACGTCGTGCGGGCAATCCGGATGCTCGCCTTTGGAGGACACCTCCTCGCGGTCTCTCAGATAGCGACGCTGCTCCATGACCGCCGCAATCCAGTAGCGCGCGCGGCCAGGGACGCATTGCTTGTCATGGGAGACGCCGCGCTGCCCATCCTCCGGGGAGAGCTGGCCCATGCCCGTCCAGACCGCCGTGAGCCGCTCGCCCAGGTCATTTCAAGTCTGACGCCGACGATGCGTGATGGAGCGCCCTGAATGGCATTATCGTCAGGGAGTCGCGACAGCCTGTCCAGGGAGCGTCATGACCGCACAAATCAGTGACAGCCTCATCTTTCGGGAACGACAGTTCGCCCTCGCGGCCGCCGACGGTGAGGGGTTGTTCAATCCCGAGCAACAGAGACTTTCTCCTCAGATGATTTCGACGGCGTGCTACCGCGGCTACTGGTGCACCTACGAGGTCATCGCCGAGTCGCTGCGCCTTCAGCAGCTTCACATCGGACTGTCGGAAAGGGCCATGCGCGCGGCTCAGCACGGGGAAGGACCCAGCCTGCTTGAGCAGCGTCCCGTCCGCTCCGAGCAGGCCCACTGCTTCGTCTACAACAACCTGGCGGCCCCCATCCCCTTCTCGGGCGGCCTCCTCATCGCAGCGGACTTCATCCAGGAACTCTACTTTCATGGGGGGTTCCAGAATGCATGGAAGTTCCGAGAGGTGCATGAACTGCTCTTCGAGGGCGGAAGACAGGTGCAGGCCCGGGACTGCTCGTCGGAGATGGCCAACATCCGGGAGAGCCTGAAGGACCCTCAGCTTGGCCCGACAGGCTTTTGCGCCCGGAGAAAGCTGCGCCAACAGGTCGCCGGGTTTCTGACACGCCAGTACAAACTCTGAGAGCCTGTCCCGGCGCCTCCAGACGGGAGCCAGAACATGATCTCTTGAGGGATGAGGCAGGATGCGGCGACCGAACTCGAGGAGCCGCACCGAGCGCCAAGCCCGGAAGGCCGACGCTACCCCAGCGCGACGACCGCACTGTCACAGCCCATGTAGACCGTGCCGTCGGCGACGAGCGGTGCCGTCGTCACACGGTAGGGAGCCTTCCATCGCCAGCGCTCCGTTCCATCCCGAAGCGTCCAGGCATGGACGGAGTTGCCAGCCCCCATGTAGACAACGCCACCTGCAATCGCCGGCGAGACCGTCGCCGCCGGGGGCTTGTCGAGCGCGACGGACCAAATCTCCTTCCCGGTCGCTTCGTTCAGCGCGTGGAGCGTCTTGTGGTCGCCGGTGAAGCACACGACGCCGTCCGCGACGGCGGGCGTTCCCCATAGCGCGCCGTTCGTCTTGTAGGACCAACGCTCCTTGCCATTCTTGAGGTCGAGCGCGCGAAGGGACTTCCCCAGACCCGACAGGGCATAGACCGTGCTGCCGCTGATGACGGGCGCTCCGCCATGCCCCATCGCACCAGCCTTCACCGACCATCGTTCGCCGCCCGTGGCACGGTCGAGCGCGACGACGTGGCCCTCGACGAAGTCCTGCCTGGTGCCGACGACGACGTGCTCGCGAGTCACACTGACCGCGGACTGCACACTCCCGCCACATCGTAGCTGGACGCGCCATCGCTCGACGCCGGTGCGCACATCGATGGCAACCACTCCACCGAGCCGCGTTCCCACATAGACGTCATCGTCGACAACGAGGGGAGAAGAGGTCGCCTCGGAGTCACACGAGACACTCCATCGGATGGCGTGCGTGCCGATATCAACAGCGTGGCACTGCCCGCCCCCAACGACGAAGAGCATCCCCTGCGCAACCATCGGATTCGAGATGCTCTCGGGAACGCGCCCCCCAACCCGCAAGCTCCACAGCTCCTTTCCCTTCAAGAGGTCGAGCGCGTAGAGCTTGTCGCTGTCGAAGTTCGCGAAGAGCACGCCCTCGTGGATTGCAGGCGTATTGCGCGTGGTCGCGGGCGTGCGCGTCGTGAACTTCCAACGAGCTCGCTTGACCACGAGCGGCCCCGCGCCCTCGAAGTGGCCCGTCCGCGCAGCATTGGCACCAAAAAACACAGAGCGAGATGAATCCGGCATCGGCAGTTTCCCCTCGGCAGCCCGGCGGATGGCGTTTGTCTCGCTGGGCCTCACCTCGAACCCGGCACCGTCTGGGGCTGATGGTCACTGGAGGAGCGGTGGCTGTCAATAACATCGGGACACAGGGCGCATGTCTCAAATCACTGACAGATTCCAGCGCGGCAATCGCTTCCAGCGTGAGGGAATTCCGTCAATGCGCTTCAGTTCCTGTTCAGCCGGCGTGACGCCTGGCGAGGAGCCGAGGCGGACGGAACCCGACGGAGTTCGCCCGGTGTGCACGGTCGCTGGCACAGGTGGCTCACGGGTATGCTCCGCGAGCCCGTGGATGTTCCGGGCACCTCGAGGAGCACATCGCATGACCCCAGGAGTCTCCATCGTCGCCGATGACACCCGGAGCTGGGGACTGGAGACCGCGGGCCCAGGACTCCTGCTGAGCGTGCCCTCCACGGGGCCTTGGGCGCGACGACCCGCCTTGCATCTGGAAGTCGCTCGCGACTACCGGCTCCGGTTGCGCGGAGGGCAACAGACGCTGCTCTGGACCCGCATCGATTCCTATTGGGACCGAGCGGTCTTCGTCCGAGGAACGAACAGCGCGCCCCGGTTCCTGCCGGCGCTCTCCGCCCCCGAGGTTCGGGCAGTCGATTCATTGCCCGGCTCGGAGTCCTGGTGGACGGCTTGGAACTGGCGGATGGCGCGTGCGCTCATCGAGGCGCCCCTGCCGGTGCTCCACGCGGGCCACTGGTGTCTGCGCCCCATGCTCGCCATCGCGGCGGAGAAAGCGGAGCGACACCCTGTCTCCCCCATGGAGTGGAGCTTTGGTCAGCCGCTGATGCCACCCCACTCGCTGTTCGCCGTGACGCAGTTCCCACTCGCATGGGCGGAGGACTGGTGGGAGACGCTGCCCGGTCAGCGGCCGGGCGCCGTGCTCGGACTGCGTGCGGTCTCCGCCGCCGAGGATGGGCGAATGAAGAGCTGGCGAAAGCGCGCGAGGGACGGGACGTTGCCGCCGATTCTCCTGCTCTTCGTGGACATCCTGGCGAAATGGGTGGTGCTGGATGGCCATGACCGGCTGCACGCCGCGCTGCTCGAAGGCGCGGAGCCTCCCTTGCTGGGCTTGTGGCCCTTCATTGACCGGCCGCAGTCCTGGAGCGCCACCCGCGAGGAAGGCGCGCTGCTCGCCGCGGAGTTCCAGCTTCGCACCTCGCCGACGCCAGAGACCGTCGACCGCGTCAACCGCATGCTGCAGTTCAGCTTCACGAACGACCAGCGAGGGACCATCTCACGCGCCTGGCCACTCCCGGGCGGACAAGCGGCCTGGCGCGAAGAGCTCTCCGCCCGGCGCCGCATGGGACAGTCTCCGCTCATGGACGAAGATGACTGGGACTGGCTCATCTGACGACCTTCAGCCCGAGTCACCGCGGAAACGTCGAGGAGCTCCGACGGACGCTCCTCGACTGGGTGCACCGTTTCAACCGCTACGGGGTGAGTATCGCGTTGAACGAGTAGTGACCCGCCCCTTGCGTCACACCAGCGGTGGGGAAGGTCGCAGGCATCGCGCCATAGGGCCTGCTGACCCAGCGCTCGACTCCCGAGCCGCCGCCATAGGCGAAGACCGTGCTGCCGCTGTTCAACCCCACCACGAGCCAGTAGGTGCCCGCGGGGAGAGAGGCCGGCGTGACGACGTTGACGGTGTTCCACCCGACCACGGGAACGAACGAAGCGGTCGTCCCCATGAGGTTGCCCGGCGCCCCACTGGCGAGGCTGTCATAGACAGCCATCGTCAGATTCCCCGGGGACGCCCCCAGCGCCTTGACGTTGATTCGCAAGGTCTGAAGCGTGGCCGTTTGAGTCAGCGACACCTGGTTGCCAATCAACAGGTCAGCGAGGCCCGAGTCGGTGCCCGACAGGACGTTTGTCTCGCCAATGGTGATGGACGAACCCGCGTTGGCCACGAACGAACTCACCTGCCCCGCGCCAGAACCCGCGGTGCTGCTGGCCAGGGCGCAGAAATAGTACGTCGTGCCGGACGTCAGCCCGGTGATGGCCTGATTGAAGCTGACGGCAGCGCTGCCGCCGCCCAGATTGATGCCGCCGCTGGCCGGAGCACGAGTCCCGAACGTGTCATTGCAGCTTCCGGGGTGGGTCGCGCTGTAGCGGAACCACCCCGTGGAAGCGACGCCGTGAGGGTTGCCCGACCCATTCAACGTGGCACTCGTCGAGGTGACACCGGTCGCGTCCGAGGTGACGACGGTCGGAGCAACTCCCGCGGCCGACGTGGTGAACGACGACACCGTGCTCGCGGGGGTCACCCCCATCGGATTGCTGGCGATGGCGCAGAAATAGTACGAGGTGCTCGCCGCAAGCCCCGTCACGGTCTGGGTGTACGGAAGCGCCGAGCCGCCGCTGCCCAGGCTCACGCCACCGGTGGCCGGAGCGCGAGTCCCGAACGTGTCGTTGCAGGTTCCGGGATGGCTCGTGCTGTACCGGAACCAACCCGTGGTCTGAGCGCCGTTGGGGTTGGCTGAGCCGTTGAGCGAGGCGCCGGAGGCCCCGACATTGCTGGCCGCCGACGTGGTCGTTGCCGGAGCCACGGCGCCGCTGCACGGGGCATTGGTGTTGAGCGTGAGCACCCAGTCATTGCAGTTCGTGGACTGAGGAGCCGCGTCTTCGCAGTTCGCCTGGTGGCCCGAGGTCCACGCGGGCGTGGTGAAGTCCTGCGTCCCGGTGTTGGCGTAGCTGGTGCCGATGGTCGTGTACACCCCGTTGGTGGGGTTGAACCACCTGGCCGTGGCGGTGCCGCACATCTTCGTCATGTCCACGCGGACGGTGCGGGACGACGGGATGTAGATGACCACCGCCGACCCGTTGGGCGTCCGCGCGGTCGTCGCGTAGTAGTTGGTCCGAACGGCGTTGTTGCCATAGCAGCTGGTGCTGTTGCTCCCGCTGGTGCACATGCCGTGGGTCACGATGGTGCTGCCATTGACCGGGTCGCTGGGCCCACGGTCGGGGACCAGGTCCCACCAGTTGAAGCCACTGGGACCATCGAAGAAGGTCCGCAGGTGCTGCATGGAGATGGCACCCGGGTGCGTCGGGTAGTTGAGCAAGGACTTGTTGGGGAACGGCGCTCCCAGTTGCCACTCATGGGACGCCCCGTAGAGCGTGCCGACGGAGCCGGAGGTAATCGACCACCAGGCCACCTTCCGGGTGTCTCGCGCGGTCACTTCCTCGTCTTCGTACTTGGGCTCCATCAGGAAGCTGGGCATGACCGCTGGCAGGGTCCGCCCATAGTCAACGTGCTGCTTGTAATAGGCCGCGCTGTAGTTGTAGACGCCACTGAGGGTGACCAGGTTGCCCCACACCGACCAGTCGCCATCCAGGGAGCTGGTGCCCGTGGTGGGTGCGAGCTGGAGCACGAAGAGCTTCGGATTGACGGTGTCCGTGCTCTTGATGCCATTCGCCACCGCGGACATGCGCGCCTTGTCATTGACGTCGACATCGAAGTAGTCGCCGCCCATCCACCAGACGATGTTGTGGCTGTTCTTGTAGCGATTGCCGAGATACTGGCCGTACTGGTTCGCCCGCGTCGCACCGTTCGCGACGAGGGTTTGGTGGAAGGTCACGGGACCATCGAGCGGTGTCGCGAAGAGCACGATGTTGTTCTGGTTGGCCGCCGCCACCAGGGCATCGACGCGAGCAAAGTAGGCATCGTTCGGCGTGCTCAAGTCCCAGCAAGGGCCATACTCGCAGTTCTGGGCAAGCGTCCCGGTGAAGGGCTTGATGCCGTCCCAGGTGGCCGAGTCCGGCGTCGAGTAGGACTGGACCAGCCAGACATCCGCGGCATTGACGCCCTGGCCGGACTTGGTGGCGAAGATGGTATTGAAGTCGGCGGGGTCGACTCCGGTGACGATGGATTGTGGATTGAACCCGTTCACGAGAAACGGAACGTTGTTCTGGTCGACCAGGTAGCGCTTGTTGGCGCTGACCTTCAGCGGGAAAGCAAATGTCGGACCGATGAGCTTCTGGCCCGTGGCGCTGGGGGCTCCGATGTCACCAGGGGCTTCGGCAGGTGCCGAACAGGCAGCCATCACCGAGCAGACGGCACCGAGCAGGACCCTCCGCAGAAGGCGGGCCTGAGAGCCCGGCGCAGGAATGCCAACGCCATTGGAACGATACGTCCATGAGTACATGCAACGACTCCAGGTACCCCAGCCAGCGAGCGGATTTCGCGACTGGGAGAGTGCGCCGTCTCTACGCACGAGGCACAGCAGACTTTCCTGGAAGATTAGGGGGCACATTTCGTCGGCGGGCGGCTTCGAGCCAGACCGGCCCCTTGCGGTAGGGAAGTTGTCGCCTCTGGCAAGTTGCAGAGGTGCTCACCGGACGAAGGTGCGCTCAGGTAGGTGGCGAGTGCGCTCATCGACGAGCTCCCCCTCTTCCGGTGGCCAGCTCCGCTGACGAGACTCGCCACGGGCGCCCGAGACTGACCTTCAAACAAAGACTTGAGAATGGAAGTCATTGCACCCCCCAGCGCAACTCCAGAACCAGATACGCACGACCCAATGAATAGCAACACAAGAATCATCCACCCCAACCAGAACAGCGCCGACACCTGCTTTTCACTGGCAGCATGCCAATCAAATATGCCAAAGAGCGGCACCACTTCCTTGCCTGGATGAGAGGACCACTCCGGCCCCGTCTGACAAAGAAGAGTGGAGAGGGACACCATGCCAATTGGAATTGCATCCCGCCGACCGGCGGTGCTGCTTGCTGCATTGGGATTGGGAGCCTTGCTCGGCTGTGGTGGCGCCGACACGCAAGCACCTGAGTCCACGGAGCCTCAGGGAAGCATGCGCAACAGCGAAGCGGACCTCTACGTGACCTCCACGAGACTGTGGCGGCCGATGACCGTGGCCGTGTGCTGGGAGAATCCGGGGCAGGCGGATGGCACGCAGCGGCAGTGGGTGCGCAACGCGGTGACGCGCACCTGGGAGACCTCCTCCGGTGTTCGCTTCACGGGTTGGGGAACCTGCACGACTTCATCCCGAGGCATCCGCATCAACATCAGCGACGTCGGTCCGCATGTGAAGGCGCTGGGGAGGGACCTCAACGGCATGGCCCAGGGCATGGTGCTGAACTTCACGTTCAACAACTGGAGCCAGTCGTGCCGCAGCACCCTCCAGCCCTGCATCGAAGCCATCGCGGTGCATGAGTTCGGCCACGCCATGGGCTACGCCCACGAGCAGAACCGTCCGGACACGCCGTCTTCCTGCAAGGAGCCGCCCCAGGGGGGCTCGGGTGACTGGGTCATTGGTCCGTGGGACCTGAGCTCGGTGATGAACTACTGCAATCCGCAGTGGAACGGGAACGGCAACCTCAGCGCCACGGACCAGGCCGGAGCGCAGCAGACGTATGGCGTTCCCTGGCTGTCGCTGGGTGGCTACACCAGCTCCGGCCCCGCCGTGGCCGCGCGAGGCTCGAACCGGGTGGACGTGTTCATCCGGGGCGGGGACAACCAGTTGCACCAGCGATATTGGAATGGCTCCGCCTGGAGTCCGTGGATCGCGCTCGGCGGGACCTTGACGTCTGACCCGGCGGCACTGCACTGGGGCACCCACCGCATCGACGTGTTTGCCCGTGGCTCGGACAACTCCATCGTGCAGAAGTCCTTTGATGGAGCCCAGTGGAGTGGCTGGTACACGCTGGGCGGAGTCAGCGCCTCGGCCCCCACGGTGGTCTCGTTGGGCGCGAACGGGCTGCACGTGTTCATCCGAGGCACGGACAACCAGTTGTGGCAGAAGTACTGGACCAGCAGCTCCGGCTGGAGCGCGTGGAACCCGCTCGGCGGGCACCTGACGTCAGCCCCGGCGGCGGTGAGCTGGGGACCCAACCGTGTCGATGTGTTTGCCCTGGGCGCGGACAAATCCGTGGTGCAGAAGGCCTGGAATGGTGCTGAGTGGAGTGGCTGGTTCACGCTGGGCGGGACATTCACTTCGGATCCCACGGCCGCTTCGCGAGGAGTGGACCGGCTGGATGTGTTTGGCCGGGGCACGGACAACAGCCTGTGGATCAACAGCTATAGTCCCTCGACGAGCTGGACCGGCTGGAATTGGCTCGGTGGTGAGCTGGCCGCCGCCCCCGATGCGATAAGCAGGACCTCCGGCACGCTCGATGTCTTCTACACCGGCCCCAATGGGGAGGTGCGGCAGTCCAGGTACAGCAACGGATGGTGGTGAGAACGGCGGGGCTTTGACAGGAGGGACGCCATCGGGAGGTGGCGTCCCTCGGCGATGGCTTGAGGGGCATTCTCACAGGAACGGGTACTCCGGGTCCCGGATGGCCACGAGGCGGACTGTCCATTCCGCATGACCCGAGGGCTCTTTCCCAGTCCCCAGCTCCAAGGTGTAGCCTTGCATCTTCCAGGTGAGGGAAAACTGCTGCGGGTCCTGCCCCTCCGCCTCATCGGAACCGAAGTGAGAGTCGACACTCGCTGGGCCATAGCGCCTTCGCAGGGGGCCGACGAGTGCATCGAAGACGGCATGCCGCTTCCGCTCCAGTCGCTTCGCGCAGTCAGCGAACGCCTCCGGAGACGCTGGACACGTCTCCGCGGGGTTGTCGATGTACTCAATCACCAGCACGCCCGTGGGCACACCACCACGCCGCAGCAGTCGCACCCTCGCGTCTCCGAAGGGCAGCAACCTGGCTCCCTCCACCTTGAGCATGCCGAGGGTGTCAGGCACCTGGGAATCGAAGTCACGGTTATGGACCTGGGCTTCGGGGAAGTAGGCGCGCAGTTCCGCTTCAGTGGAGGTCCACGTCACCGGGCCGAAGAACTCAGGGAGTGGCTCGCCGGCCGCACTCGCCTCACTGTGGCGCGGCGCACTTCGACATGAGCAGAAGACAGTGAGGGCGGAGAGCCACACCCCTAGAAACAATCGCGTTCGCATGCGGGACAACCTCGCTTGAGCCCTCGTCACCGTGACGCACAGGGGCCATCCCCCCTGCGTAATGCAGGAGGGGTGCCGCCCAGAACACCTGACCGCCGTGTCGGTGACCTGGAACTCCTCACCGACGCCA is part of the Myxococcus landrumus genome and encodes:
- a CDS encoding apiosidase-like domain-containing protein — translated: MAACSAPAEAPGDIGAPSATGQKLIGPTFAFPLKVSANKRYLVDQNNVPFLVNGFNPQSIVTGVDPADFNTIFATKSGQGVNAADVWLVQSYSTPDSATWDGIKPFTGTLAQNCEYGPCWDLSTPNDAYFARVDALVAAANQNNIVLFATPLDGPVTFHQTLVANGATRANQYGQYLGNRYKNSHNIVWWMGGDYFDVDVNDKARMSAVANGIKSTDTVNPKLFVLQLAPTTGTSSLDGDWSVWGNLVTLSGVYNYSAAYYKQHVDYGRTLPAVMPSFLMEPKYEDEEVTARDTRKVAWWSITSGSVGTLYGASHEWQLGAPFPNKSLLNYPTHPGAISMQHLRTFFDGPSGFNWWDLVPDRGPSDPVNGSTIVTHGMCTSGSNSTSCYGNNAVRTNYYATTARTPNGSAVVIYIPSSRTVRVDMTKMCGTATARWFNPTNGVYTTIGTSYANTGTQDFTTPAWTSGHQANCEDAAPQSTNCNDWVLTLNTNAPCSGAVAPATTTSAASNVGASGASLNGSANPNGAQTTGWFRYSTSHPGTCNDTFGTRAPATGGVSLGSGGSALPYTQTVTGLAASTSYYFCAIASNPMGVTPASTVSSFTTSAAGVAPTVVTSDATGVTSTSATLNGSGNPHGVASTGWFRYSATHPGSCNDTFGTRAPASGGINLGGGSAAVSFNQAITGLTSGTTYYFCALASSTAGSGAGQVSSFVANAGSSITIGETNVLSGTDSGLADLLIGNQVSLTQTATLQTLRINVKALGASPGNLTMAVYDSLASGAPGNLMGTTASFVPVVGWNTVNVVTPASLPAGTYWLVVGLNSGSTVFAYGGGSGVERWVSRPYGAMPATFPTAGVTQGAGHYSFNAILTP
- a CDS encoding outer membrane protein assembly factor BamB family protein, with protein sequence MPDSSRSVFFGANAARTGHFEGAGPLVVKRARWKFTTRTPATTRNTPAIHEGVLFANFDSDKLYALDLLKGKELWSLRVGGRVPESISNPMVAQGMLFVVGGGQCHAVDIGTHAIRWSVSCDSEATSSPLVVDDDVYVGTRLGGVVAIDVRTGVERWRVQLRCGGSVQSAVSVTREHVVVGTRQDFVEGHVVALDRATGGERWSVKAGAMGHGGAPVISGSTVYALSGLGKSLRALDLKNGKERWSYKTNGALWGTPAVADGVVCFTGDHKTLHALNEATGKEIWSVALDKPPAATVSPAIAGGVVYMGAGNSVHAWTLRDGTERWRWKAPYRVTTAPLVADGTVYMGCDSAVVALG
- a CDS encoding M12 family metallopeptidase, translated to MPIGIASRRPAVLLAALGLGALLGCGGADTQAPESTEPQGSMRNSEADLYVTSTRLWRPMTVAVCWENPGQADGTQRQWVRNAVTRTWETSSGVRFTGWGTCTTSSRGIRINISDVGPHVKALGRDLNGMAQGMVLNFTFNNWSQSCRSTLQPCIEAIAVHEFGHAMGYAHEQNRPDTPSSCKEPPQGGSGDWVIGPWDLSSVMNYCNPQWNGNGNLSATDQAGAQQTYGVPWLSLGGYTSSGPAVAARGSNRVDVFIRGGDNQLHQRYWNGSAWSPWIALGGTLTSDPAALHWGTHRIDVFARGSDNSIVQKSFDGAQWSGWYTLGGVSASAPTVVSLGANGLHVFIRGTDNQLWQKYWTSSSGWSAWNPLGGHLTSAPAAVSWGPNRVDVFALGADKSVVQKAWNGAEWSGWFTLGGTFTSDPTAASRGVDRLDVFGRGTDNSLWINSYSPSTSWTGWNWLGGELAAAPDAISRTSGTLDVFYTGPNGEVRQSRYSNGWW